The DNA window ttggttttatttctttcttttagtcTAGTCTctctcctttttttttctttttttattaattatttaagtttaattcattattattattttcttttaaaatggttatacaaaataatataaatgagagACGTTATTTAAACTCAACGAcaaaaaaacaatacaaaattgaaagaaaaatattaaaaaaaaaaaaacacaacaaaaaATAGTTCAccaatgattaaaaaaaaaacaaattttaacgaACACAAATATCTTTGAAAGATTAACAAGGTCCACAACTGCTTCAACTGGTTTACTCAATAAAATCTCTCTAgttgtcataataataaaattattaattaaatgcaTTATTCGATAACGATCACTGAACGTTCTATTGTCTCTTTCAAGACAAATAGTCTACCAAAAAATAAACGGATAGAGCTCCAACGGtttaattcactatttattaaactttatttataataaatttttattttttatttagagaaactatatatagagagaatttGAAATAGAAAATATGACAAAGAAGCTCATCtaactgaaaaaaataatttttttttatcacttcgTTACACTTTTTCTGTAAAGAATGAGTGAgagattttaattattataagaaatattataaaaactgacacataaattattattccaGAAAAGATTAATCTTGTGCAATTccagataaatttaaattcatttatattaggttggtttataaattataactacCTCATATATGAAGTGGTTTAGatgtataattgtttttttaatatttaactttatacattaaaaatgttaagtaaattcacaaattaaatattttttattaactttaaaataaataattaaatgaaataaaataaaaatataaatataacaaattttcttataaaataaatatatcaaaatcaagtatataaatatatatatatatctatctatttGAGGTTAAGACGGTTGATTTGCTCTCTTTAATCATAACATCTAACATTGAGATCACGAAGctaattaaatcaatattttctttaCAAGAgttgaatattatttaattattattttgatttctatcaaattattgaaggacaattatataaattattttatggaataagtttttttattaatacttataaattattaaaaatttatattattataaaaataataatttaaaactcttataaaatataaaaataaataattatatatataagtgatttatataactaattatttaataagggTTCGAATCTGAACAACATGAGATTGAGTTGAAACGAAAGACACAAATACTTTCCAAAGTCAATTACTGACTCTGACCAGACTAAAAAACAACCATAACAGAACAATTCGTTGGCTTCTCAACTGTAatcatattttgaataaaaatataataacaagtCATTATTAATCACTACcaaaaaaagattatatatattaagattacATTCCCAATAGGTCCAAGAAAGAAAATAGCAGGCAAGACTGCTAAAAATTATGtattctctttaaaaaaaatgttctctactaattaataatgattCTATAAGATATCCAACTATCACaattaataacaataacaaGTTAATCAAAACTTAACAACAATGCATTACGTaaataaatgacaaaaaaaaaatacccaaCAACAAAAAGAAACCAAACTAGTTGGCTTCCGTCAAGATCAACCTTATTAGTGATCCTTTCCAACTTTCTAACTATCCGGAACTTGAAAGTATAATAGAGGAAATAATAGATGTTTCCTCGTACAATAATATTCACaacaaaaaatatcattaaaaaaacatgGGGGCGAAGGGTGCCCAATCCCTCCAATTCTCCTTTTCTAAGCATTTTATTTCACGAAACGACTCCCTAGATAGCCGCTCCATCGGCATTGAggaatttatcaaaaataattaagatcGGGACCTAACCCAATCCTAACCAGTCAACCCAAAGATATTGTTAAAGCATAGTTTTGTCACGTTTTTTATTATCACTAGTGAAAGAATtacttaaaactaaaaaatgaatgaaagcTACTAGAAAATCTCAAGATCGGTAAACAGGGGCAGATCTATGAAGACCCAcccaaataagaaaaaaaattattatattatttttttaacgatACAAATATgacattatcaataattttttaatttttttaatttattacactatttcttatctaatttaaaaaaggaccaaacttatttttatccatTCTTGTAGAAGCTTAACCTAGTCAAGCTAAGGGTGCATGCTATGTAAAGggaaattcatttttttactgCGGTTCTGTGAGAAGAGCCCCGATCACAATACTTGCAAATCTTGATTCTCTTATCAATCACAAAATGAAGAGAATGATTAGATAGGATCATCCATTGGTGAAACAATCACAAAACTATATACAACTTGTTAATCAACCCTCCTATTTCACAAGatcaatcaatattttattgtaGTAAAGGTAAGTATTCTTGTTGGCAATTCACGTCcattacatattttttcacTTATTCTAATATTTTAGGGTAACGtacttaaaagaataaatagtttaagagataaaaaatattaagttttattcTCACTCAAAACTCAGATTTTAATTTGTGAGGTTTAATGCTAGCAACTCCAAATAATAAATCtcattaagaaaataaatcttctcctatgttttagtaaaaaattaataaagaaaattctaaTATTGTGAGAATCAATAATTAGCATATGTGTTTGGGCTAAATGATTGGTTTTGTGAATGCACAAATCTTTTATTctcttcaaattaaaataacaaaaaaattaacttacatTATCGTTAAAATCTCAAGTTAATCGTTCAAATTTTACGATTCAGGGAAGGTTAACGAgtcgattttaaataaattcttgcgattttaaatttacggtaataagattttacaattttacaagcttataaataatttcgattttacaatttatactattttagtttaaaaacaaatttatatttataaattaaaaaaaagttattatttattcaaataaataaaattaattttataaatatattttatataatgttatttagttattattatttttaattaattttatatttaattatataaaattttaaaattgactagatataaacaattaaatatatatatatatatataattaatatttttttaaaattaaacacttgcgattttaaataaactctagCTAGCCAATTATtttaggggtgtaaacgagccGAGCCGAGTTCGAATTAACCTTgcctcgagttcgactcgactcgttttttattggcttggcttgagctcgagctcgatcgagcttttaataataaactcgaactcgactcgatcatataatcataggctcgagttcggctcgaaagacacgaatttaaatatatttaaatattaatttcttatattaaaaaaaataactgaaCCAAATTTAGGGTTTTACCGGAGCGAGATTTAAGGCTTCAAAACGAGATATAAGTTTGTTGAAGAAGTATCAATGGGCAGTCTCTTGAGTCTTCTTGCAAAATGGTTGTGAAAGCCGTGTATTTTAATTGAGATAAACTTGAAACTTATTAGACtccattaggtttatttttaaaaataaaatactttatagtgaaataaaaataaatttattatatcttataaaatataatatattgagattgcatatattaaataatattataatataattatatttttttatttaatttttaaaaactatgttttttgtaattaaattaatattaaatctatttatttctttataagtattatataatatatatatatatattttttaatttataaatattattttagtatatcttgatataccaaaatattgaaaatttcatACATTTTACGTACCAATAATTTTGATATCGATATCATAAACAATAAGTCTATAAATAGTCTTATGGgtgtttcaaattttaattaaaaagtaaaatataataaaaataaattatattattaggctcgaaaaaactcgacgagccatcaagcgagtcttacctaagctcgaattcggctcgaatcttaaacgagttgtctcgagctcggctcgaattcgattttgaccgaactcgaATCGAGCTTTGACCTAGCGGCTCACGAGCGGCTCGACTCATTTACACTCCTAAATTATTTTGCGTAAACTCTCGAATTtgataactttatttatataagagaGCAATTTTATGGGTACACCAACCTTATGAATTATAGGGAAGTCCattcacaaaataaatataaaatttatatgtttaacaattcaaaataaaatcacacaattcatattaaaaaatatcatcatcaagaaaaacaaaacttataagggttaataaaaaatgttgcaacttaacaaaaataaaagttatatatatatatatataatattatttgttttattggATAGTTCCAAATTTTAAGTAAGGTTAACCAGcaaattaacaacattattACACTCACATAAACATTCACACCAAATTTTAAGTACGGGTCAACCAtcaaattaacaacattattATACTCACATAAATACTCACACAAAGGTcggatttttataattaaatgctattatatatataataaatgaacggaattaaaacattaaaaatataactaaagttatccaaatttaattcactcaaaaactttaattaaatattttttggctatcataaaataaataaatttgtaaaacaagaTATTTTAAGATACTCTTAACTTATTCCTCCTTATACATTTAGTTTACTATATAAACTATAAACTAACAAATAAAGCAATACATAAAACATAAACATgcattaaataaaaacatatgaTAAATTATCTCTAATAATCAGAAAATACCTAGAAAATAGAAGAAAACACTcagataaatattcaaaataacttagaAAAgactaataaaatggaaaatatttataatgtaaaatgcataaaataaaaacttgatCAATTACCTCTAAGTCTCTAACACTGAAAAAGTAGACGATCTATTCTTCTTGAAGCGACggtttcattttgaaaattcatttaggtatttatttagaattaaaaaacatttaaataaccaaacatTATTAAACTCAATCACAGATTATTCTACAATCAAATGGAACGgccagaagaagaagactagGCCTCCCATTGGACTTGGGCCTGGACTGGACTGGACCTTTAAGCCGCGGGCTTGATGGGATTCAGCTCGGCTTGGCTAAGCTGAAGTTGGCTTGGACCgttttaaaacttttttcttTATCTATCAAGCCTACTtattggtttatttaaaatgatacgaaatttaattaatttgaaatatgattcaaattatttttcattttaatttcgTTCAATTagttaatcaatttttttttttaaaaatgattgtactcgattaaaaaattataattagaagGGATAGAAAAAATAAGGAAATTATTAGGGTTGAAAAAAATTACCGATAATAtaggtatatcaaaaataccGTATCGcaatatatcaatttttaaggtataccgaaaaaaaagATAAGGTATGGTACCGATatcaaaattattgttatagtaaagatatgagatttttaaaattttggtatatcaagatatacTGAAATACCgtaatagtatttataaattaaaatatatattatatataatatatataataattataagcaaataattaaataaatttaatattaatttaattatagaaatataaattttgaataatatcaaaatataattatactgaaatattattaaacatatgtCATCTCTATTCTAACGACGAGAATGAAAAAAGATCAAACCAAACTTTCAGTCTCTTTGAGGAGTGGAAAGGAGGTGAAATTTGGTATCCAATCATTTCACTCTATCCTCTccatttacaaatataattaaagaccGTTTTGAATTTCACTCTATCCCCTCCATTTTAGTCTAATTTGAAGACTAtacttatgttttttttcttaataagtcaatttttttttaacaaactttaatttttaacattggttagtttttataaatattagattttaaaaagaatattttaatttataaaatatttttttagttttgtgtaacatttataaaatagtaactatattaaattgatttttttaaattaatatattttttagatatcaaaggtataataccgataacgtaccgaaattaagatatactgaaatcaaggtaaggtaaaagCATGAaatttttgtataccgaaattaaggtaaattaaatgtatgaattttttgtataccgaaattttcgATAAGGTATAACGTATGCAGGGACGGATCCCAAAATAATAAAACGGGATCGACACAACACGATTTGGTCGAAactctagtcggaataacacgaaacacgagTTAATACATtacgaataaactcgtggacACGAATTAACATGACATGAAAGAGTCCGtagatcataatatttttagtgggttaagacacgatacgacacacATAAGATTAAAACACGATACAAATATGTGTTTTTAACGaattcaatattataattgtGATTAACCATTTGTTTTCCAATAATCAATCtattataaaaatgtatgaGAATATAAGTGATTAAgtcaaaaaatcaataaaaaaatggattccaaagaaagaaaaaactcCTCAACCATCCATAATTTTGGGGCCACAAGTACTTCGATTCCCCAAAGGAATTTGGGCTTATTTTTTCCTCTTCTGGAAAAATATTCACAGTTTTGTCCAATCAACGTAAGCCTGGGTCttgcattttttttagaaattttatacattttaaaaaaatataattgataaaaaaaatatgttatttgagatattaattgataaattaaatgattaattaatgattacAAGAATAGGAATAGGatacaaaaaaaacattgaaaaaaaatccAAGCTCTTAGTTATCAACcctaatattttgtttttgttaaggaAAATTCCTTAAAGAAATTAGCATAATAATTTCTAGTTTAGGAGGCACAAACCTATTTTATCATGTGAGTTTTTTCTTTACCttctttctatttttctttttggaATTGATGctctttttttagtttttatttttgtaatcaattattatatatatcaaacaaatatatttttgaatcaCTTTTACTTTTTTATCATCTATCTTcggaaaaaaaaagttaatgaaATTGGtttcatcttttaaaaataaaaatatatattgtgaCTAATTTAATCTGAATGAAAATCAAAGACTTTTAAGTTCAATTGTAGctctctcacatatattcatcAAAGAATTCAAACATTTATactgaaatttaaaataatttgtagttAATATGGTCCTTGTATAAATGCAAATACAaatgtttgcatttttttcttcaaatgtgGCCTTATATATAAGTTAGTGTTAATTATTGAACAtagattaaaaatcaaaatattacatattaaactccatatattgtttataaaaataaactagagCCTTAAAAAATGATTATCGAATATGGTTGACCAAAAGTGGTGAAACTCCTAACAGACTTCAATTCTagaatatttagaaaaaataataattggttagtatataagaattatttttgataaaacgacttaaaatgtattaatatataataaatttaaatgatgtgATAAATTAAAGGGAGAATAATATGatgtttaatatgttattaaaaGAACTTCACTCGAATAAGTCCTAAAATTAAATAgctcaattataataataaaaaaagagtatatttatgtatatattttattagaatattatatttaagaatGACACGCCTCAATTAATATCGAGTGAGTTAACAAATACAATTaattttcttgttttaacaaataaatatttattgtatatattacctaacaattatttaattatttttttctctttaaatttaacattttgatctataataaatgtttatagTTTCTACTTATCAAGATCTCGATTTTGACCGACTTAGACGAAGAATGTCAATGAGAAGATTGTTTATATGAAAATCGTACAATTGGTGGAGAATGTTaatgaaaacattatttttcttgaaaatcATACAATTACTTTTGAGGAAATAGATACATCAGTTATTTTTATGTGATTTGaagcaaaaaaataataattatgttatttagaTATTAATCCACCTctataacatattaaaaaattcaaatgtcttaataataattgtattatttagaTATTAATTCACCTCTATAACATATTAGCAAATTCAAATACGACACTGAAACAACTTcaagaaagaaaatattgtttagatCATTCAATATTGCAATACTAGTTTCATTGCAAGTATTATTTGTTTCATTCAACGAAGAAACTCGTCTCAATACATAGAAAAAATGAGATCGATAAACACccataaagaaaaagaaagccAATAGTTGGTTTCAATGTTTATTAGATAGTGCGACGGCATATAGTAATCCCATCGCTCACTGGAAGCTGACAAATCTCTATCCTCTTATCAGCGGCCAATGCCTTGTTGAACTCGACCACAAAATCACGATAAGGACGAACAAGATCATCCATTGGGAGTGGAGCTTCGGGTGGCATGGCCACAGAACCATACCATAAGGTGTTATCATAGCCGATCACTCCTCCAACTCTCACTAGCTCAATGAGTCTCTTATGGTAGTTAATGTAATTATCCTTGTCCGCATCCACAAAAATGAAGTCAAACGTTCCATGATTCTTCTCCTACACATTATGTCCCAAAACCAACTATGATGAAAACTTTGAAAggaaatgattttatatgttaatCCAACAAAACTCacatacaatttatttttgaatcatTTCTCCATCTCGCGTATGTTTTTAAAAGAGAAAACTTACATCCGAGAACAACTGGTCAAGAATAGGAAGAGCCGGGCCTTCTTTGAACTCGATCTTGTGGGCAACGCCAGCCTTTTCAATTACGGGTAGACCGATTTCATAATTCTCCCTATTGATGTCCATTGCCAATATCTACacaattaattgattattatatataataaacaaaatatttcaatataataagAGAAATAAGGCAAAACAAAAACCTTTCCATCCTCGGGCAAGGCAAGGGCGGTGGCAAGTAGAGAATATCCTGTGAAAACACCGATTTCCATTGTGTTCTTAGCATTCATGAGCTTTAAAAGTATGCTCAAGAACTGCCCTTCATCGGCCGATACTGCCATATAGTtcctatcatattttttttaatcaataccATGTCGTTAAAGTCTTCAACTTTTTTAAAGAACGAGATAGAGAGCTCACTTCGGATGATTTTCAGTCAAATAACGAAGTTGTTTCAAGGGTTCGGGTTCCCTCGGATAAACACTTGTATCGAGAATGTACTGTGCATGCATATTATAAATAGTtggaaatatattaattactaaatcatgaaatataatatatgtgaCAGCAATTggtcatttaatatttaaaacaaagaacataaataaatatatatgaaccTAGATAAAGAGTATCATTGCACAAGAGACTCTTATGACCGAATTCTTGATCCATTTGGAAAATCTGGACAATagaatgaaaatgaattagAAGAGAGTGTGTTTGAGAAGAGTGATGATCGTATGATCAGTATTTATAAAGAAACTTTATCATTGATTTTGGGTTATAGGAAAGACTATTCTTTCCactttattattcttattattataatgcCAATAATAATGCAgcaaaaaatatatagtaattaATAGACAAGTTTGATTATTAATcaagaaatgaaatgaaatgaaataaaaatagcTAGTCATTGTCATGACTCATGAACGGTAGGTGAACCAAGGCTTCTCTAATTTCATGGGTGATTCTTATACAATACAGAAGAATACGTTTTCATTTGTATAAAGTGAACataattactttatatatttataaaatgaaatttattaaaaaaataaataaagtgaaaaGGATAGATGGTAGTGA is part of the Impatiens glandulifera chromosome 1, dImpGla2.1, whole genome shotgun sequence genome and encodes:
- the LOC124922350 gene encoding caffeoyl-CoA O-methyltransferase 1-like; amino-acid sequence: MDQEFGHKSLLCNDTLYQYILDTSVYPREPEPLKQLRYLTENHPKNYMAVSADEGQFLSILLKLMNAKNTMEIGVFTGYSLLATALALPEDGKILAMDINRENYEIGLPVIEKAGVAHKIEFKEGPALPILDQLFSDKNHGTFDFIFVDADKDNYINYHKRLIELVRVGGVIGYDNTLWYGSVAMPPEAPLPMDDLVRPYRDFVVEFNKALAADKRIEICQLPVSDGITICRRTI